The nucleotide window AAACAGGAGACAGGAATATAGATTTTCCCCTGCCTCCTGCTTCCTGTTTCCCGTCTCCTTCTAACACTGAGAAATAAACATTTCTGGCTTCTCGGATCTCCGCTACACTTGGCGATAATATGAGCGAATCTATTAGGAGGTGAACGATGTCTGAATCTATATCGAGGGAAGAGGTCCTTGAAACGTTAAAGAAAGTCAGACATCCCGAAATAGCGAGGACTCTCGTTGAGCTGGGGATGATCAGAGATGTGGAGGTCGATGGTGGGACGGTCACGGTCACGATGGCTCTCCCGTTTCCGACCGTCCCCATTCAGGATTACCTCGCTCAAATGGTGATCGATGCCGTATCGGAATCGAGCGGCG belongs to Candidatus Poribacteria bacterium and includes:
- a CDS encoding iron-sulfur cluster assembly protein; the protein is MSESISREEVLETLKKVRHPEIARTLVELGMIRDVEVDGGTVTVTMALPFPTVPIQDYLAQMVIDAVSESSGELKVKVEFVEMTPEEKANFFKMAREGWIGPI